The following are encoded in a window of Sutcliffiella horikoshii genomic DNA:
- a CDS encoding DEAD/DEAH box helicase — protein sequence MNVEIVFDQEWQDELLKRMEDDGPWANYELFKLALEVENHLSIPEFEGLLAPSHLPQLTPLPHQLEVARNVVEEMNGKAILADEVGLGKTIEAGLILKEYMIRGLVKKVLILVPASLVSQWAIELNQKFYIPAIGQKKSYVWEQCDVVVSSIDTAKRSPHREIINSLEYDMVIIDEAHKLKNNKTKNYEFVQNLKKKFCLLLTATPIQNKVEEIFNLVSLLKPGHLGSESNFTEVFRAKNRKLENDDYLKELVNKVMIRNRRGDTGIDWPKRNVESCIIEFSKEEQDLYDAINELKSDPYVPITSQFSIMTLQREACSSREAVYYTVKNMIERKQQENPHYQPSQGLLKIFEKIDLVGRNSKAEKVLELIQKVKDKVIIFTEYRATQMYLQWFLKQNGITSVPFRGGFKRGKKDWMRELFKNHVQVLIATEAGGEGINLQFCNHIINFDLPWNPMRLEQRIGRIHRLGQERDVNIYNFATNNTVEEHILKLLYEKINLFERVIGELDDILTKMEIKNLEEHIQDIMLHSKSEGEMKIKMENLSSIIEFADQMKKEDGPHAAAGNS from the coding sequence ATGAATGTAGAGATTGTTTTTGACCAGGAATGGCAGGACGAACTGCTTAAACGTATGGAAGATGATGGTCCTTGGGCTAATTACGAACTATTCAAACTTGCATTAGAAGTGGAGAACCATCTTAGCATCCCAGAATTTGAAGGATTGCTTGCTCCTTCCCATCTGCCACAACTTACTCCACTACCCCACCAGTTGGAAGTAGCCAGAAACGTGGTGGAAGAGATGAACGGAAAAGCGATACTTGCCGATGAGGTGGGGCTTGGTAAAACCATTGAAGCAGGTCTGATTCTTAAAGAATATATGATTCGCGGACTAGTGAAGAAGGTTTTGATTTTAGTTCCAGCTTCCCTGGTTTCTCAATGGGCAATTGAACTGAATCAAAAATTCTATATCCCTGCTATCGGTCAGAAAAAAAGTTATGTATGGGAGCAATGTGACGTAGTAGTTTCTTCTATTGATACAGCAAAAAGAAGCCCTCATCGTGAGATCATCAATAGCTTGGAATATGACATGGTGATTATTGATGAGGCTCATAAACTGAAAAATAATAAAACCAAAAACTATGAATTTGTCCAGAATTTAAAGAAGAAGTTTTGCCTGTTGTTAACAGCCACTCCTATTCAAAATAAAGTGGAAGAGATTTTCAACCTTGTATCCCTCCTTAAACCGGGTCATCTTGGCAGCGAGAGCAATTTCACCGAGGTGTTTCGTGCGAAAAACCGAAAGCTTGAGAACGATGATTATTTAAAAGAACTTGTCAATAAAGTGATGATTCGAAACAGGCGCGGGGATACAGGAATCGATTGGCCAAAACGAAATGTAGAGTCTTGTATCATTGAATTTTCAAAAGAGGAACAGGATCTTTATGATGCCATCAATGAGCTAAAGTCAGACCCTTACGTACCGATTACTAGCCAGTTCTCCATCATGACCTTGCAACGCGAAGCTTGCAGCAGCAGAGAAGCTGTTTATTACACTGTTAAAAATATGATTGAGCGTAAGCAACAGGAAAATCCACATTATCAGCCTTCACAGGGCCTTTTGAAAATTTTCGAGAAAATTGATTTGGTTGGACGAAACTCTAAAGCCGAGAAAGTGTTAGAGCTGATCCAAAAAGTCAAAGATAAGGTCATTATTTTCACCGAATACAGAGCAACACAGATGTATTTACAATGGTTCTTAAAGCAAAATGGCATTACTTCTGTTCCCTTCCGCGGCGGGTTCAAGCGAGGCAAAAAGGATTGGATGAGGGAATTGTTTAAAAACCATGTTCAGGTCCTTATTGCTACTGAAGCAGGAGGCGAGGGGATCAACCTCCAGTTCTGTAACCATATTATAAATTTCGACCTTCCCTGGAATCCGATGAGACTTGAGCAGCGAATTGGTCGAATTCACAGGCTTGGACAAGAGCGTGATGTGAATATCTATAACTTTGCTACAAATAACACCGTCGAGGAGCATATTCTGAAGCTGCTTTATGAAAAAATCAATCTCTTTGAACGAGTCATTGGGGAGCTTGACGATATCTTGACGAAGATGGAAATCAAGAATCTAGAAGAGCATATTCAAGACATTATGCTTCATTCTAAATCAGAGGGTGAAATGAAGATAAAGATGGAGAACCTCTCCTCTATTATTGAATTTGCCGATCAGATGAAAAAGGAGGACGGACCACATGCAGCAGCGGGAAATTCATAG
- a CDS encoding YqhG family protein yields MQQREIHRFLERYFTANSCEIVENTNSHLAVQLTIDMDKELMNRPFYWHYLEKTGGIPNPMKMTLITDSNKAPEDLKGDHVHFGSPRMHQIFESTKSLAGYIRLYENIPSHTGGGHLPLHPWLNVNMKVSYQCDRKKDVIMSLGIHLITGSILENFQEEVEKINLTPKIPDFCFTMTPIIKPASGLSRLEHYVNGFIASEDHQWAEDARKRWDQDLQLLKHFYEDDEEKPESYETEMKALQEQYEPKIHVSIINGGLFYLGPSFIQNIHSGR; encoded by the coding sequence ATGCAGCAGCGGGAAATTCATAGGTTTTTGGAGCGCTATTTTACAGCCAATAGCTGTGAAATTGTCGAGAACACGAACAGCCATCTTGCCGTGCAATTGACCATTGATATGGACAAAGAACTGATGAACCGCCCTTTCTATTGGCATTACCTCGAAAAAACAGGCGGTATACCTAATCCAATGAAGATGACATTAATTACAGACAGCAACAAAGCACCTGAAGACCTTAAAGGAGATCATGTTCATTTTGGCTCTCCTAGGATGCATCAAATTTTTGAATCCACTAAAAGTCTTGCAGGTTATATACGATTGTATGAAAATATTCCTTCTCATACCGGTGGGGGTCATCTTCCTCTTCACCCGTGGCTGAACGTAAATATGAAAGTGAGCTATCAGTGTGACCGGAAGAAGGATGTCATTATGTCTCTTGGAATTCACTTGATTACAGGGTCGATCTTGGAAAATTTTCAAGAAGAAGTAGAAAAGATTAATCTGACACCGAAGATTCCTGATTTTTGTTTCACCATGACCCCAATCATCAAGCCAGCGAGCGGACTTTCAAGGCTTGAGCATTATGTAAATGGATTTATCGCAAGTGAAGATCATCAGTGGGCAGAAGATGCGAGAAAAAGATGGGATCAAGATCTTCAGCTTTTGAAGCATTTTTATGAGGATGATGAAGAAAAACCGGAGTCTTATGAAACCGAGATGAAGGCTCTTCAAGAGCAATATGAGCCTAAAATTCATGTATCAATTATAAATGGCGGCCTTTTCTATTTGGGTCCATCTTTTATCCAAAACATACACAGTGGCAGATGA
- a CDS encoding DUF5658 family protein — MVKKLLIALLLLNIFDGVATYFGLHFQLINEGNPLMKSLYETSPALFLLIKLGISILLLFFIKNNLKLKSTILKVVCLTAVCVYSMVSFLHMYWIYYYIT; from the coding sequence ATGGTCAAAAAGCTATTGATCGCGTTGTTGCTATTAAACATCTTTGACGGAGTTGCCACATATTTTGGCCTGCACTTCCAGTTAATTAACGAAGGCAACCCGCTGATGAAATCCCTCTATGAAACAAGCCCAGCCTTATTTTTACTCATAAAACTAGGCATCTCCATACTTCTATTGTTCTTCATAAAAAATAACTTGAAACTTAAATCAACCATTCTTAAAGTTGTCTGCCTAACCGCCGTTTGTGTCTACAGCATGGTCAGTTTCCTACATATGTACTGGATTTACTACTATATCACTTAA
- a CDS encoding AraC family transcriptional regulator has product MAMVESIQRAIEYMEKNLTEDITIEDIARYANVSSFHFQRTFGLLTDTSVAEYLRRRRLTLAAQELLTTDNKIIDIAWKYGYDTPEAFTKAFRRQHGTSPTEVRRHEGKLQTYNRLVIQVTLEGAEPMKYSVVNKEAFTVAGKKRRFSCANDEQSREIPKFWQDVNAEGFTDKLFTLNNGAIKGVLGVCEGTTEEMKSEQVMDYWVATAIDGDIPEELEKLEIPASKWVVFEVHGPMPHAMQDTWKRIFSEWFPSNSYEHSGAPDFELYTDEDPSSPDLYSEIWIPIK; this is encoded by the coding sequence ATGGCGATGGTAGAGTCGATTCAGCGTGCAATTGAATATATGGAAAAGAATCTGACAGAAGATATAACAATTGAGGATATTGCTAGATATGCAAATGTTTCTTCCTTTCATTTTCAACGTACATTCGGTTTGTTGACAGATACGTCGGTTGCAGAATATTTGAGAAGAAGAAGGTTGACGCTTGCTGCACAGGAATTGCTTACAACGGACAATAAGATCATCGATATCGCCTGGAAATATGGTTACGACACTCCCGAGGCTTTCACAAAGGCATTCCGCAGGCAACACGGCACTTCTCCAACTGAAGTGCGGAGGCATGAAGGGAAGCTGCAAACTTATAACCGCCTGGTGATCCAGGTGACATTGGAAGGGGCAGAACCGATGAAGTATAGTGTAGTGAACAAAGAGGCATTTACAGTAGCCGGGAAAAAACGAAGATTTTCTTGTGCAAATGATGAGCAATCCAGAGAGATACCGAAGTTTTGGCAGGACGTGAATGCAGAAGGTTTTACAGATAAGCTCTTTACATTAAATAATGGAGCCATTAAAGGTGTTCTTGGTGTATGTGAAGGAACCACGGAAGAAATGAAATCAGAACAAGTAATGGATTACTGGGTGGCTACAGCGATTGATGGTGATATTCCGGAAGAGTTGGAAAAGTTAGAGATACCTGCTTCAAAATGGGTCGTCTTCGAAGTGCATGGCCCGATGCCCCATGCCATGCAGGATACTTGGAAGCGCATCTTCTCAGAATGGTTCCCCTCCAACAGCTACGAGCATTCTGGTGCACCGGATTTTGAGTTGTACACAGACGAGGATCCATCGAGCCCAGACCTTTACTCAGAGATATGGATACCGATAAAATAA
- a CDS encoding NUDIX hydrolase, whose translation MFFINVEGAVYRGNKWLMIERSHKEEHAARMLSFVGGTVDPEGASSNILERTLRRELMEEVGISVHDNMTYVRNTSFVLPDGREVVDIVFLCEWQSGEPYSKSPDEVEAVHWMTTEEIINHPQTEAYLHDNIREADRLRNLPKQSTNEQEIHRSR comes from the coding sequence ATGTTTTTCATTAATGTAGAAGGTGCTGTGTACAGAGGGAACAAATGGTTGATGATAGAGCGCAGTCACAAGGAGGAGCATGCGGCGAGGATGCTTTCCTTTGTTGGCGGGACGGTTGACCCTGAAGGTGCTTCTTCTAATATTTTGGAACGGACTTTGAGACGTGAGTTAATGGAGGAAGTGGGTATCAGCGTTCATGATAACATGACGTATGTCCGAAATACTTCTTTTGTTCTACCGGATGGTCGGGAAGTTGTAGACATTGTATTCCTATGTGAATGGCAGAGTGGCGAGCCCTATTCGAAGAGTCCGGATGAGGTGGAGGCTGTTCATTGGATGACGACCGAAGAAATAATCAATCATCCTCAAACGGAAGCCTATTTACATGACAATATTAGAGAAGCGGATCGATTAAGAAACCTGCCAAAACAAAGCACAAATGAACAGGAAATCCATCGTTCACGCTGA
- a CDS encoding class I SAM-dependent methyltransferase yields MNQLLESNRKSWDKVAHYFNGVDALPSYGPFTQTEDELKLLDDLQNKKVLDIGFGSGHSLKYMAEEKGATELWGVDLSTEQKLAAEKTLQGLEPRLFCAPMEQEIDLPKDYFDCVYSIYALGWTTDLKATLKLIHSYLKQGGSFVFSWDHPLYAHISSEKGVITLNGSYQQEGLHTFEKFKGENAPMTIHTRKLATYINELIQAGFIIEKVVESDEGAHFKDEDAPVSDQYYSLYKTRRFPSTLIIKARK; encoded by the coding sequence ATGAATCAACTATTGGAAAGTAATCGAAAAAGCTGGGACAAGGTCGCCCATTATTTCAACGGGGTGGACGCCCTTCCTAGTTACGGACCTTTTACTCAAACGGAAGATGAACTGAAGCTTTTGGATGATTTGCAAAATAAAAAGGTCTTGGATATTGGTTTTGGCAGTGGTCATTCTTTAAAATATATGGCGGAGGAAAAAGGCGCAACTGAACTATGGGGAGTGGACCTTTCCACCGAGCAGAAACTAGCGGCAGAAAAGACTCTTCAAGGGCTGGAACCCCGCTTATTTTGTGCGCCGATGGAACAAGAGATTGACCTTCCAAAAGATTATTTTGATTGTGTTTATTCTATTTATGCGTTAGGCTGGACAACGGATTTAAAGGCAACATTGAAGCTGATCCATTCTTATTTAAAACAAGGAGGCAGCTTCGTATTTAGTTGGGATCATCCTTTATATGCTCATATTAGTAGCGAGAAGGGCGTTATAACTTTAAATGGGTCCTACCAGCAAGAAGGTCTGCACACCTTTGAAAAATTCAAAGGAGAAAATGCACCGATGACCATACACACTAGAAAACTGGCAACCTACATAAATGAACTGATTCAAGCAGGCTTTATCATTGAGAAGGTAGTGGAAAGTGATGAGGGAGCCCATTTTAAAGATGAGGACGCTCCGGTATCTGACCAGTACTATTCTCTTTACAAAACTCGCAGATTTCCTTCAACATTAATTATTAAAGCCAGAAAATAA
- the aac(6') gene encoding aminoglycoside 6'-N-acetyltransferase has product MALDLWPESTEEELHESFREIMASNRDKVLFYRIGNEFVSFIHLSIRVDYVEGTESSPTGYIEGVYVKPEFRRKGYSAKLVEVGEEWLKKNGCKQIGSDIHLDNHVSYYFHIGMGFKESSRLIAFIKKIKG; this is encoded by the coding sequence ATGGCGTTAGACCTCTGGCCAGAAAGCACGGAGGAGGAATTACATGAGTCATTTCGTGAAATTATGGCTTCCAACCGGGACAAAGTTTTATTTTACCGCATAGGTAATGAATTTGTTTCGTTCATTCATCTATCTATACGGGTGGATTATGTGGAGGGTACAGAATCATCTCCAACAGGTTATATTGAAGGGGTATATGTGAAACCGGAGTTTAGGAGAAAAGGATACTCTGCAAAGCTGGTAGAAGTAGGGGAAGAATGGTTAAAAAAGAACGGCTGCAAGCAAATCGGTTCGGACATCCATTTGGACAACCATGTTAGCTATTATTTCCACATTGGGATGGGATTTAAGGAATCAAGTAGATTAATTGCATTTATTAAGAAAATAAAGGGGTAG
- a CDS encoding oxalate decarboxylase family bicupin — MTDDKIDKRIPQPIRSDGAGALDLGPRNVLRDLQNPDLLVPPKTDAGIVPNLRFSFSDTSMILKHGGWSREITIRELPIATTLAGVNMSLTAGGVRELHWHKEAEWSYMILGRARITAVDQDGRNFIADVGPGDLWYFPPGIPHSIQGLELCEFLLVFDSGDFSDLSTLSISDWFAHTPKEVLSANFGVPASTFDDRPKGQLYIYQSEVPGPLETQTVQSPNGKVPLPFKFEMLKQPPLEFSGGSVRIVDSTVFKISKTVAAALVEVKPGGMRELHWHPNNDEWQYYLTGKARMTVFLGDGTARTFDYMAGDVGYVPFATGHYIQNTGDETLWFLEMFKSDRFEDVSLAQWMALTPRQLVDSNVNISSAFTKNIRKEKEPVVSFPPYTYKSKNN; from the coding sequence ATGACTGATGATAAAATAGACAAACGAATTCCCCAACCCATCAGAAGCGACGGGGCAGGAGCATTGGACCTCGGACCCCGTAACGTCCTGAGAGATTTACAAAATCCTGATCTTCTCGTGCCGCCCAAGACGGATGCCGGAATTGTTCCGAATTTGCGTTTCTCTTTCTCCGATACTTCTATGATTCTTAAACATGGTGGATGGTCCAGGGAAATAACGATCAGAGAGCTTCCCATCGCCACTACTCTGGCAGGTGTAAATATGAGTCTGACCGCCGGTGGTGTGAGGGAGCTCCATTGGCACAAAGAGGCAGAATGGTCCTATATGATTCTCGGTAGGGCCCGTATTACAGCTGTAGACCAGGACGGTAGGAATTTCATTGCCGATGTCGGACCTGGTGACTTGTGGTATTTCCCACCTGGCATTCCCCATTCCATTCAAGGATTGGAACTTTGTGAATTCTTACTGGTTTTTGACTCTGGCGATTTTTCCGATTTGAGTACCCTTTCCATTTCCGATTGGTTCGCCCATACCCCAAAAGAAGTGTTGTCTGCTAACTTTGGAGTTCCAGCGAGCACATTTGATGACCGACCAAAAGGACAACTATATATCTATCAAAGCGAGGTTCCAGGACCTCTTGAAACACAAACAGTTCAGTCACCAAATGGAAAGGTTCCGCTGCCATTTAAATTTGAAATGTTGAAACAGCCCCCACTAGAATTTTCAGGCGGCTCTGTTCGCATTGTTGACTCTACCGTTTTCAAAATATCCAAAACCGTTGCCGCCGCCCTCGTGGAAGTGAAGCCTGGTGGCATGCGAGAACTCCACTGGCACCCAAACAATGATGAGTGGCAGTATTACCTTACCGGCAAAGCCCGCATGACCGTCTTTCTTGGAGACGGAACAGCCAGAACCTTTGATTATATGGCAGGCGATGTCGGCTACGTCCCATTTGCAACCGGGCATTATATTCAGAACACAGGCGATGAAACATTATGGTTTCTCGAAATGTTCAAAAGTGACCGATTTGAAGACGTATCCCTGGCCCAGTGGATGGCATTGACGCCAAGACAGCTTGTGGACAGTAATGTCAATATCAGTTCAGCTTTTACAAAAAATATAAGGAAAGAAAAGGAGCCTGTGGTGAGCTTTCCACCTTATACGTATAAGTCGAAGAATAATTAA
- the lepB gene encoding signal peptidase I, with the protein MIEQELKQLRKKMETTVFQYAAFSEERKQSVLKNIKKNPSKKKPDFLSMGLAMSLSISLLLVILIFMPLFEPTSSVLTDSITSPDIERVVYEDDMILYEWRSDSMDRGDHHFYKDLLVIDPDFYEENSVNRGDAVYYTYPEEMKNDSSMVDKYNEPKSISRIVGLPGETIYLKDAQVYIDDKKLDAFYGRGLDNVYNRPLFEDAKEYDTEKYTIPEGHVFLLGDAWWRSFDSRNFGAVPIENINGKVLGYRKWK; encoded by the coding sequence ATGATTGAACAAGAGTTGAAGCAACTTAGAAAAAAGATGGAAACGACTGTATTTCAATATGCCGCATTTTCAGAAGAACGTAAACAAAGTGTATTAAAAAATATTAAGAAGAATCCTTCCAAAAAAAAGCCTGACTTTCTTTCAATGGGATTAGCGATGTCGCTCTCTATCTCTTTATTGTTAGTGATACTTATTTTTATGCCTCTATTCGAACCGACCTCTTCGGTACTTACCGATTCAATTACTTCACCCGATATTGAAAGAGTAGTGTACGAGGATGACATGATTTTATATGAATGGCGTAGTGATTCCATGGATAGGGGAGATCACCATTTCTATAAAGATCTGCTTGTCATCGATCCGGACTTTTATGAAGAAAATAGCGTGAACCGTGGAGATGCAGTGTATTATACGTATCCTGAAGAAATGAAAAACGATTCGAGTATGGTTGATAAGTACAATGAACCGAAAAGTATTTCAAGAATTGTGGGGTTGCCCGGAGAAACAATTTACTTAAAAGATGCTCAGGTTTATATAGATGACAAGAAATTAGATGCATTTTATGGCAGAGGTCTGGATAATGTTTATAATCGTCCTTTATTCGAGGATGCGAAAGAATATGATACAGAAAAATACACCATTCCTGAGGGTCATGTCTTCTTATTGGGGGATGCCTGGTGGAGAAGCTTTGATAGCAGAAATTTCGGAGCGGTTCCGATTGAAAATATAAACGGGAAGGTTTTAGGCTATCGAAAGTGGAAGTAA
- a CDS encoding sigma-70 family RNA polymerase sigma factor — MAALEEPLHDVIDHKEIHLESVMNQFGSDIVKLAYSYVKDFNIAEDISQEVFVTYFNQLDNFRRECSVKTYLYRITINKCKDYLKSWNYRKVQISEMFGRVIADHTSTPEQTFLEKENITDLADLVLALPLKYREVVFLFYYEELSLKEISSFLHTNLSTVKTRLTRGKELLRVHYTDGGRDND; from the coding sequence ATGGCAGCCTTGGAAGAACCTTTGCATGATGTTATTGACCATAAGGAAATACACTTGGAAAGTGTGATGAATCAATTCGGAAGTGATATTGTTAAGCTGGCCTATTCTTATGTCAAGGATTTTAATATAGCTGAAGATATTTCGCAGGAGGTATTTGTAACCTATTTTAATCAGCTGGATAACTTTCGTCGTGAGTGCAGTGTGAAAACCTATCTTTACAGAATCACCATTAATAAATGTAAGGATTATTTGAAAAGTTGGAACTATAGAAAAGTGCAAATTTCTGAAATGTTTGGAAGGGTGATTGCGGACCATACAAGTACACCTGAACAAACATTTTTAGAAAAAGAGAATATTACTGATTTGGCGGATTTGGTGTTAGCACTACCATTAAAATATAGAGAAGTCGTTTTCCTCTTTTATTATGAGGAACTTAGCTTGAAGGAAATAAGCAGTTTTCTTCATACCAACCTCAGTACTGTTAAGACCAGACTGACTAGAGGGAAAGAGCTATTGCGAGTTCACTATACGGATGGAGGTAGGGATAATGATTGA
- a CDS encoding aminopeptidase: MVIQEKLTKYAELALKVGINLQENQPLVINAPIAAAPFVREVAKIAYKLGAKYVHTEWNDEQLTKITYETASTESLSHVREWKVKGMEEMAEEGAAFMSIVASNPDLLKDVDPERVSISNKAQAKAMQNYRKYIQTAKVSWAIVSVPSQEWAAKLYPDRSPEDQVASLWENIFQVTRVNENDPVEAWNKHIKTLQEKLQILNSKKYKKLHYKAPGTDLTIELPNEQVWLGGGMNNDQGTYFVPNLPTEEVFTAPVKTGVNGVVSSTKPLNLNGNLVDNFSLTFKEGKVVEFSAEQGYEVLKKLLETDEGALHLGEVALVPHSSPVSKQEVIFYNTLFDENASCHLALGSAYPINIEDGAKMSKEELESKGVNTSMIHVDFMIGSEEMSIEGETEAGVKETIMTDGEWVI, from the coding sequence ATAGTGATACAAGAAAAATTGACCAAATACGCAGAGCTTGCGCTAAAAGTTGGGATCAACCTGCAAGAAAACCAGCCGCTTGTCATCAATGCCCCAATAGCAGCAGCCCCATTTGTAAGAGAAGTTGCCAAAATTGCGTACAAGCTAGGCGCCAAATACGTACATACCGAATGGAACGACGAGCAACTAACGAAAATTACATATGAAACAGCCTCCACAGAATCTCTCAGTCATGTCCGAGAGTGGAAAGTAAAAGGAATGGAGGAAATGGCAGAAGAAGGTGCAGCATTTATGTCGATTGTTGCTTCCAACCCAGATCTTCTTAAAGACGTCGATCCAGAGCGGGTGTCCATTTCTAACAAAGCTCAGGCCAAAGCAATGCAGAACTACCGAAAATACATTCAAACTGCGAAAGTCAGCTGGGCGATTGTTTCCGTGCCGTCTCAAGAATGGGCAGCGAAACTTTACCCGGACAGATCTCCAGAAGATCAGGTTGCAAGCCTATGGGAAAACATTTTCCAAGTAACACGTGTCAATGAAAACGACCCTGTTGAAGCGTGGAATAAACACATAAAAACTTTGCAAGAAAAGCTACAAATCCTTAACTCCAAAAAGTACAAAAAACTTCATTACAAAGCGCCAGGGACAGACCTGACAATCGAACTTCCAAACGAACAGGTTTGGCTAGGCGGTGGAATGAACAACGATCAAGGTACTTATTTCGTTCCGAACCTTCCAACAGAAGAAGTGTTTACGGCACCTGTGAAGACCGGAGTTAACGGAGTCGTATCTTCCACTAAGCCGTTAAACCTGAACGGAAACCTGGTAGATAACTTCAGCCTTACATTTAAAGAAGGCAAAGTGGTGGAGTTTTCGGCTGAGCAAGGATATGAAGTGTTGAAAAAGCTTTTAGAAACGGATGAAGGAGCACTTCACTTAGGGGAAGTTGCGCTTGTCCCACATAGCTCACCAGTATCCAAGCAGGAAGTGATTTTCTATAACACACTTTTTGATGAAAATGCTTCCTGCCACTTGGCGCTAGGTTCAGCTTATCCGATCAATATTGAAGACGGAGCAAAGATGAGCAAAGAGGAGCTAGAATCAAAAGGGGTCAACACAAGTATGATTCACGTCGATTTTATGATTGGTTCGGAAGAGATGAGCATTGAAGGAGAAACGGAAGCTGGAGTAAAAGAAACAATAATGACAGATGGCGAATGGGTTATCTAA